In Fusobacterium periodonticum ATCC 33693, a single genomic region encodes these proteins:
- a CDS encoding phosphoserine phosphatase — translation MSIENSYVRLDEGRWNPKNREVLEKLIEKYRNTNSYAVFDWDNTSIQGDTQQNLFIYQIENLKYKLNPEKFNEVIRKNIPVTDFDEGFKNSEGKVLNLTKLANDIYKSYIFLYENYISTKKISLEEIRKTEEFKDFRAKMHYLHDALPSNFSSKIACLWEFYLLSGMTRAEVKSLAKESNDAKLGESLGDVIVESSRILTGEAGIVKGIYDNGLRVRSEMANLYHELKRNGIDVYIISASMQELIEVFATDKSYGYNLDEDKIYAMRLKISVDDVLIDEFNEDYAFTQKEGKSETIERFIRDKYEGKGPILVGGDALGDESMLTKFRDTEVLLIMKREGKLDNLVNNKRALIQHRNLKTGLLDPKNH, via the coding sequence ATGTCTATTGAAAATTCTTATGTGAGATTAGATGAAGGAAGATGGAATCCTAAAAATAGAGAAGTTTTAGAAAAATTGATAGAAAAATACAGAAATACTAATAGCTATGCAGTTTTTGATTGGGATAATACTTCTATTCAAGGGGATACTCAACAAAATTTATTCATATATCAAATTGAGAATTTAAAGTATAAGTTAAATCCAGAAAAATTTAATGAAGTTATTAGAAAAAATATACCTGTTACAGATTTTGATGAAGGATTTAAAAACTCAGAAGGTAAAGTTTTAAACCTAACAAAATTAGCAAATGATATATACAAAAGTTATATCTTTCTTTATGAAAACTATATTTCTACTAAAAAAATATCTTTAGAAGAAATAAGAAAAACAGAAGAATTTAAAGATTTTAGAGCAAAGATGCATTATTTACATGATGCACTTCCAAGTAATTTCTCATCTAAAATCGCTTGTCTTTGGGAATTTTACTTATTAAGTGGAATGACAAGAGCTGAGGTAAAAAGTTTAGCAAAAGAATCAAATGATGCTAAACTTGGTGAGAGTTTAGGAGATGTCATTGTAGAATCAAGTAGGATTTTAACAGGAGAAGCAGGAATAGTAAAAGGAATTTATGATAATGGCTTAAGAGTGAGATCAGAAATGGCTAATCTTTATCATGAACTTAAAAGAAATGGTATAGATGTTTATATTATTTCAGCTTCAATGCAAGAGTTGATAGAAGTCTTTGCTACAGATAAGTCTTATGGATATAATCTAGATGAAGATAAAATATATGCAATGAGACTAAAAATATCAGTAGATGATGTATTGATAGATGAATTTAATGAAGATTATGCTTTTACACAAAAAGAAGGAAAATCTGAAACAATAGAAAGATTTATTAGAGATAAATATGAAGGTAAAGGGCCTATACTTGTTGGTGGAGATGCTCTTGGAGATGAAAGTATGTTAACAAAATTTAGAGATACAGAGGTTCTATTGATAATGAAAAGAGAAGGTAAGTTAGATAATTTAGTAAACAATAAGAGAGCATTGATCCAACATAGAAATCTTAAAACAGGTTTATTAGATCCAAAGAATCACTAG
- the folP gene encoding dihydropteroate synthase encodes MKKISCGKKEIILGERTLIMGILNVTPDSFSDGGKYNNLDAAMKQAEKLIADGADIIDIGGESTRPGHTQIAVEEEISRVVPIVEKISKELNTIISIDTYKYEVAKAAVKAGADIINDIWGLQYDKGEMAKFVKECNLPLIAMHNQNDEIYNKDIMIVIREFFEKTYKIADEYGIDRNKIILDPGLGFGKNSEQNIEVLSRLDELNDKGPILLGASKKRFIGKLLNDLPFDERVEGTVATTVIGIQKGVDIVRVHNVLENKRASLVADGIYRRR; translated from the coding sequence ATGAAAAAAATTAGTTGTGGAAAAAAAGAAATTATTTTAGGTGAAAGAACTTTAATAATGGGAATATTAAATGTTACTCCAGATTCTTTCTCAGATGGAGGAAAATATAATAACTTGGATGCTGCAATGAAACAAGCAGAAAAGTTAATTGCTGATGGAGCAGACATTATAGATATAGGTGGAGAGTCTACAAGACCAGGACATACTCAAATAGCAGTAGAAGAAGAAATTTCAAGAGTAGTACCTATAGTAGAAAAGATTTCTAAAGAATTAAATACTATAATTTCTATAGATACATATAAATATGAAGTGGCAAAAGCAGCAGTAAAAGCTGGAGCAGATATAATAAATGATATCTGGGGCTTACAATATGATAAGGGAGAAATGGCTAAATTTGTAAAAGAATGTAATCTTCCACTTATTGCAATGCACAATCAAAATGATGAAATATATAATAAAGATATAATGATAGTTATAAGAGAATTTTTTGAGAAAACATATAAAATAGCAGATGAATATGGAATTGATAGAAATAAGATAATTTTAGATCCAGGCTTAGGCTTTGGAAAAAATAGTGAACAAAACATAGAGGTTTTATCAAGATTAGATGAGTTAAATGATAAGGGACCTATTTTATTAGGTGCTTCAAAAAAGAGATTTATAGGTAAGCTTCTTAATGATTTACCTTTTGATGAAAGAGTTGAAGGGACAGTTGCAACTACAGTAATAGGAATACAAAAAGGAGTAGATATTGTGAGAGTTCACAATGTTCTAGAGAACAAAAGAGCCTCTTTAGTTGCAGATGGGATATATAGAAGAAGATAA
- the folK gene encoding 2-amino-4-hydroxy-6-hydroxymethyldihydropteridine diphosphokinase, whose product MDKIYIRDLEFIGYHGVFEEEKKLGQKFYLSLELSTDLREANDDITKTTHYGEVAETVKKIFFQKKYDLIETLAEDIAREVLLSFSLIKEVKLEIKKPWAPVGLPLKDVAVEITRKWNEVYISLGSNMGNKKENLVSAIKEVAKIKDTFIIKESKIIETEPFGYKEQDDFLNSCIGIKTLLTAREVLTELLAIEIRMGRERKIKWGPRIIDLDIIFYNKEVIEEDDLIVPHPYMEYRDFVLKPLEEIIPNFVHPLLSKRITALRKELENEKN is encoded by the coding sequence ATGGATAAAATTTATATAAGAGATTTAGAATTTATAGGTTATCATGGAGTTTTTGAAGAAGAAAAAAAATTAGGTCAAAAATTTTACTTGAGTTTAGAACTTAGTACTGATTTAAGAGAAGCGAATGATGATATAACAAAGACAACTCACTATGGTGAAGTTGCTGAAACAGTGAAAAAAATATTTTTTCAAAAGAAATATGATTTAATAGAAACTTTAGCAGAGGATATAGCAAGAGAAGTGTTATTGTCTTTTTCTTTAATAAAAGAAGTAAAATTAGAGATTAAAAAACCTTGGGCACCAGTTGGACTACCACTTAAAGATGTCGCTGTTGAAATTACAAGAAAATGGAATGAAGTCTATATTTCACTAGGTTCAAATATGGGTAATAAGAAAGAAAACTTAGTTAGTGCCATAAAAGAAGTTGCTAAGATAAAAGACACTTTTATTATAAAAGAAAGTAAAATTATAGAAACAGAGCCTTTTGGCTATAAAGAACAAGATGATTTCTTAAATTCTTGTATAGGAATAAAGACCTTATTAACAGCAAGAGAAGTTTTAACAGAATTACTTGCCATTGAAATAAGAATGGGAAGAGAAAGAAAAATTAAATGGGGACCAAGAATAATTGACTTAGATATAATTTTCTATAATAAGGAAGTTATAGAAGAAGATGATTTGATAGTGCCTCATCCATATATGGAATATAGAGATTTTGTCTTAAAGCCTTTAGAGGAAATAATACCTAATTTTGTTCATCCTTTACTTTCAAAGAGAATTACTGCACTTAGAAAGGAGCTTGAAAATGAAAAAAATTAG
- the folE gene encoding GTP cyclohydrolase I FolE, giving the protein MDSKRIENAFLEVVEALGNVEYKDELKDTPKRIADSYKEIFYGIGIDPKEVLTRTFEINNNELIMEKNIDFYSMCEHHFLPFFGTICIAYIPNKKIFGFGDILKLIEILSRRPQLQERLTEEIARYIYELLDCQGVYVVVEAKHLCMTMRGQKKENTKILTTSSKGIFETDVNKKMEVLTLLK; this is encoded by the coding sequence ATGGACTCAAAAAGGATAGAAAATGCTTTTTTAGAAGTTGTAGAAGCTTTGGGAAATGTCGAATATAAGGACGAACTAAAAGATACACCTAAAAGAATAGCAGACAGTTACAAAGAAATTTTCTATGGGATAGGTATTGATCCAAAAGAAGTTTTAACAAGGACTTTTGAAATTAACAATAATGAACTTATTATGGAGAAAAATATAGATTTCTATTCTATGTGTGAACATCATTTTCTACCTTTTTTTGGGACTATTTGCATAGCCTATATACCAAACAAAAAAATTTTTGGTTTTGGTGATATATTAAAGCTTATAGAAATTTTGTCAAGAAGACCTCAGTTACAAGAAAGACTTACAGAAGAAATAGCAAGGTATATCTATGAGTTATTAGATTGTCAAGGTGTCTATGTAGTTGTAGAAGCTAAGCACTTATGTATGACTATGAGAGGACAAAAGAAAGAAAATACTAAAATTTTGACAACTTCTTCAAAAGGTATATTTGAAACTGATGTTAATAAAAAAATGGAAGTTCTAACATTATTAAAATAA
- the glyS gene encoding glycine--tRNA ligase subunit beta — translation MKLLFEIGMEEIPARFLSQALTELKSNFEKKLKNNRIKYEGIKTYGTPRRLVLVVDEVADMQEDLDELNIGPSRERAYKDGELSKAGEGFLNAYKIDESQIEIVKNDKGEYIAFKRFAKGEATEKLLPEILKELVLEETFPKSMKWSDKTIRFARPIEWLLALYGNNVVEFEIEGIKSSNKSKGHRFFGKEFEVSSVEDYLNKIRENNVIIDISERRKMIEEMIDKVLLEDEKADIDEGLLDEVTNLVEHPFAIVGTFSEDFLEVPQEVLIISMKVHQRYFPILDKKGKLLPKFIVIRNGIDFSQNVKEGNEKVLSARLADARFFYQEDLKIPLDQNVEKLKTVVFQKDLGTMFNKVKRTEKIAEFLIGKLKYNYMKADILRTVKLAKADLVSNMIGEKEFTKLQGLMGSKYAMERGEEIGVAIGIKEHYYPRFQGDLLPSGIEGIITGLSDRIDTLVGCFGVGLIPTGSKDPFALRRTALGIVNIIINANINISLKELVNVSLDALQADQVLKGDRAKVEADVLDFLKQRMINVFTDMKYRKDIVLAVLDRDADNITNALEIVKVISEKLALNKLEALLQVAKRVTNIITKGNNNVTVKEKLFKEEIEKTLFAEAKKIAEEAEKSIKENEYADYFEKMISLVPTIDKYFETVIVMDEDKNIRENRINQLTFIKNLFDRIAYLNKID, via the coding sequence GTGAAATTATTATTTGAAATTGGAATGGAAGAAATACCTGCAAGATTTTTGAGTCAAGCATTAACTGAATTAAAAAGTAATTTTGAAAAAAAATTAAAGAATAATAGAATAAAATATGAAGGAATCAAAACTTATGGAACACCTAGAAGACTTGTTCTAGTTGTTGATGAAGTTGCAGATATGCAAGAAGACTTAGATGAATTAAATATAGGACCATCTAGAGAAAGAGCATATAAAGACGGAGAACTTTCTAAAGCTGGTGAAGGATTCTTAAATGCATATAAAATTGATGAAAGTCAAATTGAAATAGTAAAAAATGACAAAGGTGAATACATAGCTTTTAAAAGATTTGCAAAAGGAGAAGCTACTGAAAAATTACTTCCTGAAATTTTAAAGGAATTAGTTTTAGAAGAAACATTCCCTAAATCAATGAAATGGTCTGATAAAACTATCAGATTCGCAAGACCTATAGAATGGCTTTTAGCACTATATGGAAATAATGTAGTGGAATTTGAAATTGAAGGTATAAAAAGTTCAAATAAATCTAAAGGACATAGATTCTTTGGTAAAGAATTTGAAGTATCTTCTGTTGAAGATTATTTAAATAAAATAAGAGAAAATAATGTAATTATTGATATTTCTGAAAGAAGAAAAATGATAGAAGAAATGATCGATAAAGTATTATTAGAAGATGAAAAAGCAGATATTGATGAAGGCTTATTAGATGAAGTTACTAACTTAGTAGAACATCCATTTGCAATAGTTGGTACTTTCTCAGAAGATTTCTTAGAAGTTCCACAAGAAGTTTTAATAATATCTATGAAAGTTCATCAAAGATATTTCCCTATCCTAGATAAAAAAGGAAAATTATTACCTAAGTTTATAGTTATAAGAAATGGTATAGATTTCTCTCAAAATGTAAAAGAAGGAAATGAAAAGGTTTTATCAGCAAGACTTGCAGATGCTAGATTCTTCTATCAAGAAGACTTAAAAATTCCTTTAGATCAAAACGTAGAAAAATTAAAAACAGTAGTTTTCCAAAAAGATTTAGGAACAATGTTTAACAAAGTTAAAAGAACTGAAAAAATAGCTGAATTCTTAATAGGAAAATTAAAATATAACTACATGAAAGCTGATATTTTAAGAACTGTAAAATTAGCTAAAGCAGACTTAGTTTCTAATATGATAGGTGAAAAAGAATTTACAAAACTTCAAGGACTTATGGGATCTAAATATGCTATGGAACGTGGAGAAGAAATTGGAGTAGCTATAGGAATAAAAGAACACTACTATCCTAGATTCCAAGGAGATTTATTACCTAGTGGAATAGAAGGAATAATCACAGGATTATCTGACAGAATAGATACTCTAGTGGGTTGTTTTGGTGTAGGATTAATTCCTACTGGTTCAAAAGACCCATTTGCTTTAAGAAGAACAGCTTTAGGAATAGTTAATATTATAATAAATGCAAATATAAACATATCATTAAAAGAATTAGTAAATGTTTCACTAGATGCTTTACAAGCTGATCAAGTATTAAAAGGTGACAGAGCAAAAGTTGAAGCGGATGTTTTAGACTTCTTAAAACAAAGAATGATAAATGTTTTCACAGATATGAAATATAGAAAAGATATAGTTCTAGCTGTATTAGATAGAGATGCAGACAATATTACAAATGCTTTAGAAATAGTAAAAGTAATTAGTGAAAAACTAGCTTTAAATAAACTTGAAGCTCTTTTACAAGTTGCAAAAAGAGTTACTAATATCATAACAAAAGGTAATAATAATGTTACAGTAAAAGAAAAACTATTTAAAGAAGAAATAGAAAAAACATTATTTGCAGAAGCAAAGAAAATTGCAGAAGAAGCAGAAAAATCTATTAAAGAAAATGAATATGCAGATTATTTTGAAAAGATGATCTCTTTAGTTCCAACTATAGATAAATACTTTGAAACTGTTATAGTAATGGATGAAGACAAAAATATAAGAGAAAATAGAATAAATCAATTAACTTTTATTAAAAATTTATTTGATAGAATAGCTTATTTAAATAAGATAGATTAA
- the glyQ gene encoding glycine--tRNA ligase subunit alpha, whose protein sequence is MTFQEIIFSLQQYWSSKGCIIGNPYDIEKGAGTFNPNTFLMALGPEPWNVAYVEPSRRPKDGRYGDNPNRVYQHHQFQVIMKPSPTNIQELYLESLRVLGIEPEKHDIRFVEDDWESPTLGAWGLGWEVWLDGMEITQFTYFQQVGGLELDIVPVEITYGLERLALYIQNKENVYDLEWTKGVKYGDMRYQFEFENSKYSFELATLDKHFKWFDEYEEEAKKILDQGLVLPAYDYVLKCSHTFNVLDSRGAISTTERMGYILRVRNLARRCAEVFVENRKALGYPLLNKK, encoded by the coding sequence ATGACATTTCAAGAAATAATTTTTTCTTTACAACAATATTGGAGTTCTAAGGGTTGTATAATAGGAAATCCTTATGATATAGAAAAAGGAGCTGGGACATTTAACCCTAATACATTCTTAATGGCATTAGGACCAGAACCTTGGAATGTGGCTTATGTAGAGCCATCAAGAAGACCAAAAGATGGAAGATATGGAGATAACCCTAACAGAGTTTATCAACATCACCAATTTCAAGTTATTATGAAACCATCTCCAACTAATATACAAGAATTATATCTTGAAAGTTTAAGGGTTTTAGGAATAGAACCTGAAAAACACGATATAAGATTTGTTGAGGATGACTGGGAATCACCTACTCTTGGAGCTTGGGGACTTGGTTGGGAAGTATGGCTAGATGGAATGGAAATAACTCAATTCACTTACTTCCAACAAGTTGGAGGATTAGAATTGGATATAGTTCCAGTTGAAATAACTTATGGTTTGGAAAGACTTGCACTATACATTCAAAATAAAGAAAATGTTTACGACCTAGAATGGACTAAGGGAGTAAAATATGGTGATATGAGATATCAATTTGAATTTGAAAATTCTAAATATTCTTTTGAACTTGCTACTTTAGATAAACATTTTAAATGGTTTGATGAGTATGAAGAAGAGGCTAAAAAAATCTTAGATCAAGGACTTGTTTTACCAGCTTATGACTATGTTTTAAAATGTTCTCATACATTTAATGTTTTAGATTCAAGAGGAGCTATTTCAACTACTGAAAGAATGGGATATATTTTAAGAGTTAGAAATTTAGCTAGAAGATGTGCTGAAGTATTTGTGGAAAATAGAAAAGCCCTAGGCTACCCTCTTTTAAATAAAAAATAA
- the lspA gene encoding signal peptidase II, whose protein sequence is MIYIFLFLILLIIDQYSKFIVHSTLYVGDTIPIIDNFFNLTYVQNRGVAFGLFQGKIDIVSILALIAIGLILFYFCKNFKKISFLERIAYTMIFSGAVGNMIDRLFRGFVIDMLDFRGIWSFIFNFADVWINIGVILIIIEHLIFNRKKRVK, encoded by the coding sequence ATGATTTATATATTTTTATTCTTAATATTACTTATAATAGACCAGTATTCAAAATTTATAGTTCACAGTACTCTATATGTAGGAGATACAATTCCAATAATAGACAACTTCTTTAATTTAACTTATGTTCAAAATAGAGGAGTTGCCTTTGGGCTTTTTCAAGGGAAAATAGATATAGTAAGTATTTTAGCACTTATAGCAATAGGTTTAATTCTATTCTATTTTTGCAAAAATTTCAAAAAAATAAGCTTTTTAGAGAGAATAGCTTATACTATGATATTTTCTGGAGCAGTTGGAAATATGATAGATAGATTGTTTAGAGGCTTCGTAATAGATATGTTAGACTTCAGAGGTATTTGGTCTTTCATCTTTAACTTTGCAGATGTCTGGATAAATATAGGTGTAATTTTGATAATAATAGAACATTTAATTTTTAATAGAAAAAAGAGGGTGAAATAA
- a CDS encoding sensor histidine kinase, whose protein sequence is MFIKKDSLLLRIISYNGIAIIIVASIMATLFGIMIFNELNMRLLDKSRERTLLVNKAYLFYIDKSREHLYDASNDAVNLILVDSNDKLIQNRLASAVKNQLSTESYSLYGKSFIQILSPQRIVLGESGDREIKYDLYKNNNIIPSKDFLETQKFEYVSTKDALYIRLVQAYRLYKSTERNYIILTFPITNYSLTEIKDYAYLSAEDKIFILSKDGFTYGEISLEKTDNFFKNFKFNKFDKNLSENKYYFSEKKINDDYYYLGMLALQNDNSNNYVGDIGVAISKNEFVVVKYMLATIILVVCLLAVVLSTALCARIFAKLLAPLNVLAGKTEKIGIDNMKDKGGIDFGEENIFEIRSISNSLKFMAERIEENENLLIQKNNKLNTNLNRLIAVEKLLTSISLRDNFSEGLDEVLRTLTSEEGLGYSRALYLGYDEDKEELSVTKYAINPHIEMNMEKYTEGINGFKFQVNSIKELMPLLNVEYEPGGMFWESMENSKIIYHNDKGFKYTYGNKLFRTLGLNNFMILPIADKDIKIGCILVDYFGKNNLISEEEVEVNSLLLMNLLTRIKNIILGESKLMKERYLTMSKVSDKFIKDNKRLIYNVESFIEKLENNRYNSKDIEKIKRYLKDEKKKNIVIKDSLDNSKSHFKVFNFEKLIEKIVNNSERILRKYGINISLFIDFSGNMYGDKKRIYQMFIQILRNSINAILTRNKLDKKINIVVVGDKNNRIVLEIIDNGVGMTQEEVKAVMKPYSEVTGNSIMGTGLITIYKIVKEHNGFMSISSELDVGTKIRIIFNEYREETNQ, encoded by the coding sequence ATGTTTATAAAAAAGGATTCTCTACTGTTAAGAATAATATCATATAATGGAATTGCAATAATTATAGTTGCCTCTATTATGGCAACCCTTTTTGGAATTATGATTTTCAATGAGCTAAATATGAGACTTTTAGATAAGTCTCGTGAAAGAACCTTATTAGTGAACAAAGCCTATTTATTTTACATAGATAAAAGTAGAGAGCATTTGTATGATGCCTCAAATGATGCAGTTAATTTAATTTTGGTGGATAGCAATGATAAGTTGATTCAAAATAGACTTGCTTCAGCTGTAAAAAATCAGCTGAGCACAGAGTCTTATAGCTTATATGGAAAATCTTTTATACAAATACTTTCACCACAAAGAATAGTACTTGGAGAAAGTGGGGATAGAGAGATTAAGTATGATTTATATAAAAATAATAATATTATACCCTCTAAAGATTTTTTAGAAACACAAAAATTTGAATATGTGAGTACTAAAGATGCACTGTACATCAGATTAGTCCAAGCATATCGTCTATATAAATCAACTGAAAGAAACTATATTATATTGACTTTTCCTATAACTAACTATAGTTTGACAGAAATAAAAGACTATGCTTATTTATCAGCTGAAGATAAAATTTTTATACTATCTAAAGATGGTTTTACTTATGGTGAGATAAGTTTAGAGAAGACAGATAATTTTTTTAAAAATTTTAAATTTAATAAGTTTGATAAGAATTTATCTGAGAATAAATATTATTTTTCTGAAAAGAAGATAAATGATGACTATTACTATTTAGGAATGTTGGCACTACAAAATGATAATAGTAATAATTATGTTGGAGATATAGGAGTTGCTATATCAAAAAATGAATTTGTAGTGGTTAAATATATGCTAGCTACTATAATACTTGTTGTCTGCTTACTAGCTGTTGTTTTAAGTACAGCTTTATGTGCTAGAATTTTTGCAAAACTTTTAGCACCATTAAATGTGCTTGCAGGTAAGACAGAAAAAATAGGAATAGACAACATGAAAGATAAAGGTGGAATAGACTTTGGTGAAGAAAATATTTTTGAAATAAGATCTATTTCAAACTCATTAAAGTTTATGGCTGAGAGAATAGAAGAAAACGAAAATTTATTAATACAAAAAAATAATAAATTAAATACAAACTTAAATAGACTTATAGCAGTCGAAAAGTTGTTAACAAGTATAAGTTTAAGAGATAATTTCTCAGAAGGATTAGATGAAGTTTTAAGAACCTTAACATCTGAAGAAGGACTAGGGTATAGTAGAGCCTTGTATTTAGGATATGATGAAGATAAGGAAGAACTTTCTGTAACAAAATATGCTATAAACCCTCATATTGAAATGAATATGGAAAAGTATACAGAAGGAATAAATGGTTTCAAATTTCAGGTAAATAGTATAAAAGAATTAATGCCACTTTTAAATGTTGAATATGAGCCAGGTGGAATGTTTTGGGAAAGTATGGAAAACAGTAAAATAATTTATCATAATGATAAAGGTTTTAAATATACTTATGGAAATAAATTATTTAGAACTTTAGGACTTAATAACTTTATGATATTGCCTATAGCAGATAAAGATATTAAAATAGGTTGTATCTTGGTAGATTATTTTGGTAAAAATAATTTGATTTCTGAAGAAGAAGTTGAAGTAAATAGCCTATTATTGATGAACTTATTGACAAGAATAAAAAATATTATTCTAGGAGAAAGTAAACTTATGAAAGAAAGATACTTAACAATGTCTAAAGTATCTGACAAATTCATAAAAGATAATAAAAGATTAATTTACAATGTAGAAAGTTTTATTGAAAAATTGGAGAATAATAGATATAATAGTAAAGATATAGAGAAGATAAAAAGATATCTTAAAGATGAAAAGAAGAAGAATATTGTTATAAAGGATTCTTTGGATAATAGCAAGAGTCATTTTAAAGTATTTAATTTTGAAAAATTGATAGAGAAAATAGTTAATAACAGTGAAAGAATTCTAAGAAAATATGGAATAAATATTTCATTATTTATAGACTTTTCAGGAAATATGTATGGAGATAAGAAAAGAATATATCAGATGTTTATACAGATTTTAAGAAACTCAATAAATGCTATTTTAACTAGAAATAAGTTAGATAAAAAAATTAATATAGTTGTTGTAGGGGACAAAAATAATCGTATTGTTCTAGAAATAATTGATAATGGTGTTGGAATGACACAAGAAGAAGTTAAAGCTGTGATGAAACCATATTCGGAAGTCACAGGAAACAGTATTATGGGAACAGGACTTATAACAATATATAAGATAGTCAAAGAACATAATGGCTTTATGTCTATATCTTCTGAATTAGATGTTGGAACAAAGATAAGAATAATTTTTAATGAATACAGGGAGGAAACAAATCAATGA